A part of Desulfovibrio sp. JC010 genomic DNA contains:
- a CDS encoding putative zinc-binding protein — MTEEYETGFMVVSCSGGSGSGQAANSLAVELNRSGFAKMVCLAGIGAGLDEYIDEADKVRDLIVIDGCSKGCSQIMLKKMGIEPVHNFCLTEMGVECPVTEVDPAMLEELRKKIKLLFGQRRADSKYAVCGCDTCVRE, encoded by the coding sequence ATGACTGAAGAATATGAAACTGGTTTTATGGTTGTCAGTTGCTCCGGCGGTTCCGGTTCCGGCCAGGCGGCGAACAGTCTTGCGGTGGAACTCAACAGGAGCGGGTTTGCGAAAATGGTCTGTCTTGCCGGGATTGGTGCCGGTCTGGATGAATATATTGATGAAGCGGATAAGGTTCGTGATCTTATTGTGATTGACGGCTGTTCAAAGGGATGCTCGCAGATTATGTTGAAGAAGATGGGCATTGAGCCGGTGCATAATTTCTGTCTTACTGAGATGGGTGTGGAGTGTCCCGTCACAGAGGTTGATCCTGCAATGTTGGAAGAGCTGCGTAAGAAGATCAAGCTGTTGTTCGGTCAGCGTAGGGCTGATTCAAAGTATGCAGTATGCGGGTGCGATACTTGCGTAAGAGAATAA
- a CDS encoding permease, with protein sequence MEELNIKPCACSAEPKKKEPIGLEPIGMNPETETAAEEQSESSLPIKGNALWAAMGGGLLLWYAIYSQLLGFSKYAAFELFGLVPGSHLGETVQFFIYDTPKVLMLLVLVVFGIGIIRSYVTVEWTRKVLAGKRESYGNVLAALLGVVTPFCSCSAVPLFIGFVAGEVPLGVTFSFLISAPMVNEVALVLLYGLMGWKVAALYFITGISIAIVAGWIIGRLGMEKHVEGWVKLASAQNNGPQSGMTVEDRVVFGIDSVKDIVGKVWLYVVVGIAAGAAIHGYVPEDMMASIMGKGVWWAVPASVLLGIPMYTNAAGVIPIVDALLGKGAALGTVLAFMMSVIALSFPEMVILRKVLKPKLIAVFVGVVGCGILMVGYLFNMII encoded by the coding sequence ATGGAAGAATTGAATATCAAACCCTGCGCCTGTTCTGCGGAGCCTAAAAAGAAAGAACCCATAGGGCTTGAACCTATCGGCATGAATCCCGAAACCGAAACCGCTGCAGAAGAACAGAGCGAATCTTCACTGCCCATAAAAGGCAATGCCCTCTGGGCGGCAATGGGTGGAGGGCTGCTGCTCTGGTACGCAATCTATTCACAGCTGCTGGGTTTTTCCAAATATGCGGCTTTTGAGCTATTCGGGCTTGTTCCGGGCAGTCATCTCGGTGAAACTGTGCAGTTCTTCATCTATGATACCCCCAAGGTGCTGATGCTGCTGGTGCTGGTTGTTTTCGGTATCGGCATCATCCGTTCTTACGTCACCGTGGAATGGACCCGCAAGGTGCTGGCCGGAAAGCGTGAATCCTACGGTAACGTTCTGGCCGCCCTGCTCGGCGTGGTCACTCCTTTCTGCTCCTGTTCCGCAGTGCCGCTTTTCATCGGTTTTGTGGCCGGGGAAGTTCCGCTGGGCGTGACTTTCTCTTTCCTGATCTCCGCTCCCATGGTTAACGAGGTGGCACTTGTGCTGCTTTACGGCCTCATGGGCTGGAAGGTTGCGGCCCTTTATTTTATTACCGGAATTTCCATAGCCATTGTGGCCGGTTGGATTATCGGCAGGCTGGGTATGGAAAAGCATGTGGAAGGCTGGGTCAAACTTGCCAGTGCCCAGAACAACGGTCCGCAGTCCGGCATGACTGTTGAAGACCGGGTGGTTTTCGGCATTGATTCGGTCAAGGATATTGTGGGCAAGGTCTGGCTGTATGTTGTGGTCGGTATTGCAGCCGGTGCAGCCATTCATGGCTATGTGCCCGAAGACATGATGGCTTCCATCATGGGTAAAGGTGTCTGGTGGGCGGTTCCTGCTTCCGTTCTGCTGGGTATTCCCATGTATACCAATGCCGCCGGGGTGATCCCCATTGTGGACGCCCTGCTGGGTAAGGGGGCGGCACTGGGGACCGTACTGGCCTTCATGATGAGCGTCATCGCCCTTTCTTTCCCGGAAATGGTCATCCTGCGCAAGGTGCTCAAGCCCAAGCTTATCGCAGTCTTTGTCGGGGTGGTCGGTTGCGGAATCCTTATGGTCGGCTATCTCTTCAATATGATCATATAA
- the queF gene encoding preQ(1) synthase, protein MKTTKSQDKTESLVSLGQAGATKYNYDTPGPEILETFPNNFPGRPYIISIEFPEYTSLCPVTGQPDFATIIVEYIPDELCVESKSFKLYMGAYRNHQSFMETITNNILDHFTGRLSPLWMRVKGIFSPRGGTALHVFAEHYKKESAQYEDVRETVREWKMESGRHSA, encoded by the coding sequence ATGAAAACAACCAAAAGTCAGGACAAGACCGAATCCCTTGTCTCTCTGGGGCAGGCCGGAGCTACGAAATACAATTATGATACTCCCGGCCCTGAAATTCTTGAGACCTTTCCCAATAACTTTCCGGGCAGGCCCTACATTATCAGCATTGAATTCCCGGAGTACACCTCTCTTTGCCCGGTGACCGGACAGCCGGATTTCGCCACCATTATCGTTGAGTATATCCCCGATGAACTTTGTGTGGAGTCCAAAAGCTTCAAGCTGTACATGGGGGCCTACCGCAACCACCAGTCTTTCATGGAAACCATCACCAATAATATTCTCGATCATTTCACAGGGCGGCTTTCTCCTTTGTGGATGCGGGTTAAGGGGATCTTTTCTCCCCGTGGCGGAACCGCTTTGCATGTTTTTGCCGAGCATTACAAAAAGGAGAGTGCGCAGTATGAAGATGTCCGCGAAACTGTCCGGGAATGGAAAATGGAATCCGGTAGACATTCTGCCTAG
- a CDS encoding diguanylate cyclase, giving the protein MSRVLILEPSKAAAMFIQTTLQKAGFDCDHANTYGRAQEFIAANDYFAGLSSMVLDGVEYGSGINLLLEHRIPAIAVTASLDEQVLKTLSTKNIVDYVLKKPDQADYIARIVSRVYKNQDVKVLVVDDSASVRDWISRILKRQGLKVLQAEDGKAATKIFYRNSDIKLVLTDYNMPEMDGLRLTAHLRTIRSMDELSIIVLSSDTKSRTAPLFLKQGANDFIQKGASVEEILCRVNSNLEFLELIQASRDRANKDFLTGLWNRRYFFEYGEPLYSQSFSADRELCVVMLDIDHFKKINDTFGHDAGDQVLIDFSALLAEFVGDLGLVSRFGGEEFTIILDGVQADGLMDFLEEFRAQVENFAVEFKGKIINMTVSIGATANMDESLTAMIGRADDKLYEAKRSGRNRILCDW; this is encoded by the coding sequence GTGAGCAGAGTTCTTATCTTGGAGCCAAGCAAGGCTGCGGCCATGTTTATCCAGACGACTTTACAAAAGGCCGGTTTTGATTGCGACCATGCCAATACTTACGGAAGGGCCCAGGAGTTCATTGCCGCAAATGATTATTTTGCCGGGTTGAGCAGTATGGTCCTTGATGGAGTGGAGTACGGCAGCGGGATCAATCTTCTGCTTGAACACAGAATTCCGGCTATTGCTGTTACCGCCTCCCTTGATGAACAGGTTCTAAAGACCCTGTCCACCAAAAACATTGTCGATTACGTGCTTAAAAAGCCTGATCAGGCGGACTATATTGCCCGCATCGTCAGCCGGGTTTACAAGAATCAGGACGTCAAGGTTTTGGTGGTGGATGATTCGGCTTCTGTGCGGGACTGGATATCCAGAATCCTCAAGCGGCAGGGGCTGAAAGTCCTGCAGGCGGAGGACGGTAAGGCCGCGACAAAGATTTTTTACAGAAACAGTGACATCAAACTGGTCCTGACCGATTACAACATGCCGGAAATGGACGGGCTCAGACTTACCGCCCACCTGCGTACCATTCGATCAATGGATGAGTTGAGCATAATTGTTCTTTCCTCCGACACAAAATCCCGCACCGCGCCGCTTTTTCTAAAGCAGGGAGCCAATGATTTTATCCAGAAGGGTGCTTCGGTTGAGGAAATTCTCTGCCGGGTCAACTCCAACCTTGAATTTCTTGAACTCATACAAGCCTCCCGGGACCGGGCCAACAAGGATTTTCTTACCGGGCTGTGGAATAGAAGGTATTTTTTCGAATACGGGGAACCTCTTTACTCTCAGTCGTTTTCCGCAGACAGGGAATTGTGTGTGGTTATGCTCGACATAGATCATTTTAAGAAAATTAACGATACATTCGGGCATGATGCCGGGGATCAGGTTCTGATAGATTTCTCGGCTCTTCTGGCTGAGTTCGTGGGTGATCTGGGTCTTGTTTCAAGGTTCGGAGGGGAAGAGTTCACCATTATTCTCGATGGTGTTCAGGCGGACGGCCTTATGGATTTTCTGGAGGAATTCAGGGCGCAGGTGGAGAATTTTGCTGTGGAATTTAAAGGAAAGATAATTAATATGACAGTCTCCATCGGAGCTACTGCCAATATGGATGAATCTCTTACTGCCATGATAGGCCGAGCGGATGATAAACTTTATGAGGCCAAGAGATCCGGCAGGAATAGAATCCTTTGTGACTGGTAG
- a CDS encoding helix-turn-helix transcriptional regulator, translating into MTANIETKSKVFKALGHPSRLAIVEALCEGELCVCDIVPIVGRDISTVSKHLSLLKDAGVLKDSKRGTNVYYSLNMDCVPGFLNCLENFFAAQFEEQAKAYAASSIKKL; encoded by the coding sequence ATGACAGCAAATATCGAAACAAAATCCAAGGTGTTTAAAGCACTGGGCCATCCCAGCAGGCTTGCCATAGTTGAGGCCCTCTGCGAAGGGGAACTCTGCGTGTGTGATATTGTTCCGATTGTGGGCCGGGATATATCCACTGTGTCCAAGCACCTCTCCTTACTCAAGGATGCAGGGGTGCTCAAGGACAGCAAGCGTGGGACCAATGTGTATTACAGTCTCAATATGGATTGTGTACCCGGCTTCCTGAATTGTCTGGAAAATTTTTTCGCCGCCCAGTTTGAGGAGCAGGCCAAGGCCTACGCCGCAAGTTCCATTAAAAAGTTGTAA